In a genomic window of Glycine max cultivar Williams 82 chromosome 13, Glycine_max_v4.0, whole genome shotgun sequence:
- the LOC100809190 gene encoding nuclear speckle RNA-binding protein B, with translation MNSQDIPSGRSPKRQLQGPRPPPLRINKDSHKIKKKPPVAPPSSQPQPPLRQPVIIYTVSPKVIHTTPSDFMSLVQRLTSSSSSSSSSSSNKVSIDPLNGNKGHGGGSGIVSPAGRYATIEMARTTTQSTKQHPIENSDDVGGVDLVGHGVLLKRPNMFHGILSPGPSSSLSPIPSNFFSPPSIDPNMGSFYHDLSPILRNNRNFMEGTTTTATFIMPSPSNFVSPRTPSIDLFNNFSDN, from the coding sequence ATGAACTCACAAGACATTCCCTCAGGAAGATCACCAAAAAGACAACTCCAAGGCCCTCGTCCTCCACCTCTTAGGATAAACAAGGACTCCCACAAGATCAAGAAGAAGCCCCCGGTGGCGCCGCCTTCATCACAACCGCAACCACCGCTGCGCCAACCGGTGATCATCTACACCGTCTCTCCGAAAGTAATCCACACCACACCAAGTGACTTCATGAGCCTCGTTCAACGCCTCACCAgctcttcgtcttcctcttcATCGTCCTCTTCCAATAAGGTCTCAATCGACCCTTTAAATGGCAACAAAGGCCATGGTGGTGGTAGTGGCATAGTTTCGCCCGCGGGTCGATACGCCACAATAGAGATGGCTAGAACAACAACTCAAAGCACTAAACAACACCCAATTGAGAATAGTGATGATGTTGGAGGGGTAGATTTAGTAGGTCATGGGGTGTTGTTGAAGAGACCAAACATGTTTCATGGGATTTTGTCCCCGGGACCATCTTCGTCTTTATCTCCCATTCCTTCAAATTTCTTCTCTCCACCGTCGATTGATCCAAACATGGGTAGCTTTTATCATGATTTAAGCCCCATCCTTCGTAATAACAGAAATTTCATGGAGGGTACTACTACTACTGCTACTTTCATCATGCCTAGCCCTTCAAACTTTGTTTCACCTCGTACTCCTTCCATTGACCTATTCAATAATTTCTCcgacaattaa